In Acidimicrobiia bacterium, a single window of DNA contains:
- a CDS encoding DUF6159 family protein: MNRISATIEIAKSSLRVLKADKELVVLPLLSGLASITIVATFFVPLRTLAIADSADSVSTGGYVMLFLLYVVLSYITIFFNAALVCATHERLNGGDPTVGSALRGAASKAGKILPWALVSATVSLILRAIEERSGVVGRIVIGFIGMAWSVVTFLVLPIIVIEGIGVGDAVKRSTNLFRRTWGENLAAQVGFGLLGFAAMIPGLLLFGLGASSGSIALLVLGIVWAVAVSLVLATLSGIFQTALYHYAADGSVPGGFYAPQVFSAAFAPRGGWRGN; the protein is encoded by the coding sequence ATGAATCGCATCAGCGCAACCATCGAGATCGCCAAATCCTCGCTACGGGTCCTCAAGGCGGACAAGGAGCTCGTCGTGCTTCCGCTCCTGTCCGGCCTGGCGAGCATCACCATCGTCGCGACGTTCTTCGTCCCCCTGCGGACGCTCGCCATCGCCGACTCCGCCGACTCGGTGAGCACGGGCGGCTACGTCATGTTGTTCTTGCTGTACGTCGTGCTCTCGTACATCACGATCTTCTTCAACGCCGCCCTCGTCTGCGCGACCCACGAGCGGCTCAACGGAGGCGACCCGACGGTTGGCAGCGCCCTGCGGGGTGCCGCATCCAAAGCCGGGAAGATCCTGCCGTGGGCGCTCGTCTCGGCGACGGTGTCGCTGATCCTCAGAGCGATCGAGGAGCGCTCCGGGGTCGTCGGTCGGATCGTCATCGGCTTCATCGGGATGGCGTGGAGCGTCGTCACGTTCCTGGTGCTCCCGATCATCGTGATCGAAGGCATCGGGGTCGGGGACGCCGTCAAGCGCTCGACCAACCTCTTCCGGCGCACCTGGGGAGAGAATCTCGCGGCCCAGGTCGGATTCGGGCTTCTCGGGTTCGCCGCCATGATCCCCGGGTTGCTGCTCTTCGGGCTCGGCGCCTCCTCGGGATCGATCGCGTTGCTCGTGCTCGGCATCGTGTGGGCCGTGGCCGTCAGCCTCGTGCTCGCCACGTTGAGCGGCATCTTCCAGACGGCGCTCTACCACTACGCCGCCGACGGGTCGGTGCCGGGCGGTTTCTACGCCCCGCAGGTGTTCTCGGCCGCCTTCGCCCCCCGCGGCGGGTGGCGAGGCAACTGA
- a CDS encoding cobalamin B12-binding domain-containing protein, which produces MPPRVLIAKPGLDGHDRGAKVVARALRDAGCEVIYSGLHQTPEQIVETAIQEDVDGVGLSVLSGAHMTLFPRVVDLLDERGAGDVVVFGGGIIPEEDIPKLKEKGMSEIFTPGTPLSEISEWVHANLRREG; this is translated from the coding sequence ATGCCCCCTCGCGTGCTCATCGCCAAGCCGGGCCTCGATGGCCACGACCGTGGCGCCAAGGTGGTCGCCAGAGCGCTGCGCGACGCCGGCTGTGAGGTGATCTACTCGGGCCTCCACCAGACACCGGAGCAGATCGTCGAGACGGCGATCCAAGAGGACGTCGACGGTGTCGGGCTCTCCGTCCTGTCCGGCGCCCACATGACGCTCTTCCCGAGAGTCGTGGATCTCCTCGACGAACGAGGGGCAGGCGACGTCGTCGTGTTCGGCGGCGGGATCATCCCGGAGGAGGACATCCCGAAGCTGAAGGAGAAGGGCATGTCGGAGATCTTCACGCCCGGAACGCCGCTCTCGGAGATCTCGGAGTGGGTTCACGCCAACCTTCGGAGGGAAGGTTGA
- a CDS encoding response regulator — protein sequence MTWANDPELQEMFSTEMVERSATLVAGAQAIVADEYNADVAGRMLREGHTIKGTARVMGFPALSVAGQLLEHTWRQLSQGDLKPSKKLGLALEDVAASLPEAANADPETGTSGLRDAIELLEAVLGVASEDSVVRRSRPAEPAVSPEPAEATVAEVAESDARMDGADDAPAAGETDGLLTAGDEPEAEQERPPPAAAPLVTAPRSASYSTPSPELGGLLSAVNDWASGQIVTVNAGRLYRIINDAAHMRLELEAVMQQLRAGVPALELKLSISALVDTAVSLEEEGLDLASVPVTGMTNPLPQLVRYLAKKLDKEIRFEVVGAEEISVDRHILDMVADPVRQLVVNAVRHGIEPQVARKKAGKPVTGSIMLTTSIKDRSLEIVVSDDGTGIDWNVVRVTANQMGLYEGATVDVAALTKVLFQHGFSTVVENELGGAGAGLGVAADAVESLLGRIELESQEGSGTTVTITVPTSRALQRIVIVEAAGTKWGLPEGMVTEILPIDAAGVDSVDDPHSVERNGTTIPVARLATSVGITSRSDVGSQLVILAGRAGSAAVTVDSVAGVRDVAAKELGALLSGPSHITGAALLGGGDVVLVLDAGAIVERVINPSIVEELPGEEDDGPWRVLVVDDSQGARVVVSGALASTGFITTVAASALEALDILHKEPQDALVVDFSMPQEDGVELVQRVRANNPNIPIIMLSGVATPEDQERATAAGVDVFFDKAHFREGALGDTLRHLLRQRKP from the coding sequence GTGACTTGGGCCAACGATCCCGAGCTACAAGAGATGTTCTCGACCGAGATGGTGGAGCGATCTGCCACTCTGGTGGCGGGCGCCCAGGCGATCGTCGCCGACGAGTACAACGCCGACGTGGCAGGGCGGATGTTGCGCGAGGGGCACACGATCAAGGGCACGGCCCGCGTCATGGGGTTCCCGGCACTGTCGGTGGCCGGCCAGCTTCTCGAGCACACATGGCGCCAGCTCAGCCAGGGTGACCTGAAGCCGTCGAAGAAGCTGGGACTGGCGCTCGAAGACGTCGCCGCCTCGCTGCCGGAAGCAGCCAACGCAGATCCCGAGACGGGCACGTCAGGGCTGCGCGACGCCATCGAGCTGCTCGAGGCGGTGCTCGGGGTCGCCTCCGAGGACTCCGTCGTGCGCCGCAGCCGGCCGGCCGAGCCGGCGGTCTCTCCGGAGCCTGCCGAGGCCACCGTCGCCGAGGTCGCCGAGAGCGACGCCCGCATGGATGGCGCCGACGATGCGCCCGCAGCCGGCGAGACGGATGGGCTGCTCACGGCAGGCGACGAACCCGAAGCCGAGCAGGAGCGCCCTCCGCCTGCGGCTGCCCCGCTCGTCACCGCCCCCCGATCCGCCTCATACTCGACTCCCTCGCCCGAGCTCGGCGGGCTGCTGTCCGCAGTGAACGATTGGGCATCCGGCCAGATCGTCACGGTCAACGCAGGCCGCCTCTACCGCATAATCAACGATGCCGCCCACATGCGTCTCGAGCTCGAGGCCGTGATGCAGCAACTGCGCGCCGGGGTGCCCGCCCTCGAGCTGAAGCTCTCGATCTCGGCGCTCGTCGACACGGCGGTGTCGTTGGAGGAGGAGGGGCTCGACCTCGCTTCCGTACCGGTGACCGGGATGACGAACCCGCTCCCGCAGCTCGTGCGCTACCTCGCCAAGAAGCTCGACAAGGAGATTCGCTTCGAGGTCGTCGGAGCGGAGGAGATCTCGGTGGATCGCCACATCCTCGACATGGTGGCCGACCCGGTGCGCCAGCTCGTCGTCAACGCCGTCCGGCACGGCATCGAGCCCCAGGTGGCCCGCAAGAAGGCAGGCAAGCCGGTCACCGGGTCGATCATGCTCACGACGTCGATCAAGGACCGCAGCCTGGAGATCGTCGTCTCGGACGACGGGACCGGCATCGACTGGAACGTCGTGCGGGTCACCGCCAACCAGATGGGCCTGTACGAGGGGGCAACGGTCGACGTCGCCGCGCTCACCAAGGTCCTCTTCCAGCACGGCTTCTCGACCGTCGTCGAGAACGAGCTCGGGGGCGCCGGAGCCGGGTTGGGGGTAGCCGCCGACGCCGTCGAGTCGCTTCTCGGCAGGATCGAGCTGGAATCGCAAGAGGGCTCCGGCACGACGGTGACCATCACTGTCCCGACGTCGCGGGCACTGCAGCGCATCGTCATCGTCGAGGCGGCCGGCACCAAGTGGGGCCTCCCGGAAGGGATGGTTACCGAGATCCTCCCGATCGACGCCGCCGGTGTCGACTCGGTAGACGATCCGCACTCGGTGGAGCGCAACGGCACGACGATCCCCGTCGCCCGGCTGGCAACGTCGGTTGGCATCACCAGCCGGTCCGACGTCGGGTCGCAGCTCGTGATCCTCGCCGGCCGGGCCGGATCAGCCGCGGTCACCGTCGACTCCGTCGCCGGGGTCAGGGACGTCGCCGCCAAGGAGCTCGGTGCCCTACTCAGCGGGCCGTCGCACATCACCGGTGCGGCGCTGCTCGGCGGCGGAGACGTTGTCCTCGTCCTCGATGCCGGCGCCATCGTCGAGCGCGTCATCAACCCGAGCATCGTCGAGGAGCTGCCGGGTGAGGAGGACGACGGACCATGGCGGGTGCTCGTCGTCGACGACTCGCAAGGTGCCCGTGTCGTCGTGTCCGGCGCCCTGGCTTCGACCGGGTTCATCACGACCGTGGCTGCCAGCGCCCTCGAAGCACTCGACATCCTGCACAAGGAACCGCAAGACGCCTTGGTCGTCGACTTCTCCATGCCGCAGGAGGACGGTGTCGAGCTGGTGCAGCGGGTCAGGGCCAACAACCCGAACATCCCGATCATCATGCTGTCCGGCGTGGCGACGCCGGAGGATCAGGAGCGGGCCACCGCAGCCGGCGTCGACGTGTTCTTCGACAAGGCCCACTTCAGGGAGGGTGCGCTCGGCGACACGCTGCGGCACCTCCTCAGGCAGCGCAAGCCGTAG
- the sucD gene encoding succinate--CoA ligase subunit alpha — translation MSVLIDAETKVLVQGMGKTGRFHTDKAIAYGTRMVGAVHPSRAGETEVFEGETDHSGVPGREDAYRVDVPIFGSVAEAVDATGATASVVYVPPPFAADAIMEAADSGVDLIIAITEGIPVADMVMAKRFLQDRASRLVGPNCPGVITPGECRIGIMPGYIHQPGRVGVVSRSGTLTYEAVFQLTNVGLGQTTAIGIGGDPVNGTDFVDCLRLFNDDPATEGVIMIGEIGGTAEEEGADWIKANMTKPVAGFIAGTSAPPGKRMGHAGAIISGGRGTAAAKIEALTDAGVVIAPTPTDMGRAMLDAMGG, via the coding sequence ATGAGCGTCCTCATCGACGCGGAGACGAAGGTGCTCGTCCAGGGGATGGGCAAGACCGGGCGCTTCCACACCGACAAGGCGATCGCCTACGGCACGAGGATGGTCGGGGCGGTCCACCCCAGCCGAGCAGGTGAGACCGAGGTGTTCGAGGGGGAGACCGACCACTCGGGCGTGCCGGGACGAGAAGACGCCTACCGCGTCGACGTACCCATCTTCGGGTCGGTCGCAGAGGCGGTCGACGCCACTGGGGCGACTGCCTCGGTCGTCTACGTGCCTCCGCCGTTCGCCGCCGACGCCATCATGGAGGCGGCCGACTCCGGAGTCGACCTCATCATTGCGATCACCGAGGGGATCCCGGTGGCCGACATGGTGATGGCGAAGCGCTTCCTCCAGGACAGAGCGAGCAGGCTCGTCGGGCCCAACTGTCCCGGGGTCATCACCCCGGGCGAGTGCAGGATCGGGATCATGCCCGGCTACATCCACCAGCCCGGCAGGGTCGGGGTCGTGAGCCGCTCGGGGACCCTCACGTACGAAGCGGTCTTCCAGCTCACGAACGTCGGGCTCGGCCAGACCACCGCCATCGGCATCGGTGGAGACCCGGTGAACGGCACGGACTTCGTCGACTGCCTCCGTCTCTTCAACGACGATCCCGCCACCGAGGGGGTCATCATGATCGGCGAGATCGGCGGCACGGCCGAGGAGGAGGGCGCCGACTGGATCAAGGCGAACATGACGAAGCCGGTCGCCGGGTTCATCGCAGGCACCAGCGCCCCTCCGGGAAAGCGCATGGGCCACGCCGGCGCCATCATCTCGGGGGGGAGGGGGACCGCCGCCGCCAAGATCGAGGCCCTCACGGACGCCGGAGTCGTCATCGCCCCGACCCCGACCGACATGGGCCGGGCGATGCTCGACGCCATGGGCGGCTGA
- a CDS encoding PHB depolymerase family esterase, giving the protein MARQLTRLVAFVALAASSLAACASDRTAGVEPGTYTWTLEHDGTTRPYLVHVPDPGSEPMALVVDLHGLASSPESQDALTGMSALGAEEGFVVVQPAALGGIPVWDSSPGDQATVDDVGFVRALVAAVAERVPVDERSVYVTGFSNGGGLAHRLACDAADLVAAIGTVAGAFFFSVPCSPSRSVSVIAFQGTEDATVPIDGIGGLLPPVHQWAEDWAGRDDCTGEVVEAVAGDVTTLSWGECAGDASVVLHLVDGGGHGWPGTRDGERAPRSTSSIDATRSIWDFFTRHPRR; this is encoded by the coding sequence GTGGCGAGGCAACTGACGAGGCTGGTCGCCTTCGTCGCTCTGGCGGCCTCGAGCCTGGCGGCGTGCGCCTCGGATCGGACGGCGGGCGTCGAGCCGGGCACGTACACCTGGACCCTCGAGCACGACGGTACGACCCGCCCCTATCTCGTCCACGTGCCCGACCCAGGTTCAGAGCCGATGGCGCTCGTCGTCGACCTGCACGGCCTGGCATCGTCGCCCGAGTCGCAGGACGCCCTCACGGGTATGTCGGCCCTCGGCGCCGAAGAGGGATTCGTCGTCGTGCAACCGGCGGCACTCGGCGGCATCCCCGTGTGGGACTCGTCTCCCGGTGACCAAGCGACCGTCGACGACGTCGGATTCGTACGAGCCCTCGTCGCCGCCGTCGCCGAGCGGGTGCCGGTCGACGAGAGATCTGTGTACGTGACCGGGTTCTCGAACGGCGGGGGGTTGGCGCATCGGCTCGCCTGCGACGCCGCCGACCTGGTCGCCGCCATCGGCACGGTCGCCGGCGCCTTCTTCTTCTCGGTGCCGTGCTCTCCGAGTCGTTCCGTCTCGGTGATCGCCTTCCAGGGCACGGAGGACGCGACGGTTCCGATCGACGGGATCGGAGGGCTGCTTCCCCCGGTGCATCAATGGGCTGAGGACTGGGCAGGCCGCGACGATTGCACGGGCGAGGTCGTCGAGGCGGTGGCGGGCGACGTCACCACGCTGTCGTGGGGCGAATGCGCCGGCGACGCCTCGGTCGTGCTGCACCTGGTCGACGGCGGCGGCCACGGCTGGCCGGGGACCAGGGATGGTGAGCGAGCCCCTCGGTCCACCTCGTCGATCGACGCCACCAGGTCGATTTGGGACTTCTTCACCCGGCATCCCCGCCGATAG
- the pcrA gene encoding DNA helicase PcrA: protein MIDSPLLEDLNPSQREAVAAVDGPVLVVAGAGSGKTRVLTRRVGHLIRDHDVSPFAILAITFTNKAAAEMKERVGALVGPVARDMWVSTFHSACGRILRREAPRLGYRSSFSIYDEADSLRLVTLCVRDLDLDSKRFPPRNIRAAISSAKNELIDFETFAGTGNGFYHEKIADVYRLYQQRLVEASAVDFDDIIMLTVELFQAFPDVLEHYQQRFRYVLVDEYQDTNHAQYMLVKLLTASHGNLCVVGDSDQSIYRWRGADLRNIMEFEKDFPDARIILLEQNYRSTQTILDAANAVILNNMNRKPKRLWTVTSGGEPIVTFEAQDEHDEAGFVAEQIADLEKRGRPLSDVAVFYRTNAQSRVIEELFVKFGLPYQVIGGLKYYDRREVKDVLGYLRAIVNPADTVSMKRVINTPKRAIGDTSVGHVDRYAEAHRIGFWEALQRADDNDRLSARAQRSIADFVGLMHHLREVAETGPRSALEAILDMSGYMDMVRSERSIEALGREENLKELVSAAADFEESGPLAVGVADWAEADGLRRAEMFLESISLVTDVDHLDDSESVTLMTLHNAKGLEFPVVFITGLEDGVFPHMRSLGEPAELEEERRLCYVGITRAMDRLFLTRAWSRNLWGGTNYNPESRFLREIPGSLTVKAKREKRNPAIERSSGPTKTLAGTDITAGDRVQHAHWGNGVVQQVVGAGDSAEAYIRFDHEGVKRLLLAWAPLERV, encoded by the coding sequence ATGATCGACTCCCCCCTGCTCGAGGACCTCAACCCGTCACAGCGCGAGGCCGTGGCAGCCGTCGACGGCCCGGTCCTCGTCGTCGCCGGGGCGGGTTCCGGCAAGACGAGGGTGCTCACCCGCCGCGTCGGCCACCTGATCCGCGATCACGACGTATCGCCCTTCGCCATCCTGGCGATCACGTTCACGAACAAGGCGGCTGCCGAGATGAAGGAGCGCGTCGGCGCCCTCGTTGGACCCGTCGCCCGCGACATGTGGGTGTCGACATTCCACAGCGCCTGCGGCCGGATCCTGCGCAGGGAAGCCCCTCGGCTCGGCTACCGCTCGTCGTTCTCCATCTACGACGAAGCCGACTCGTTGCGGCTCGTGACGCTGTGCGTTCGTGACCTCGACCTCGACTCGAAGCGTTTCCCACCGCGCAACATCCGAGCCGCTATCTCGAGCGCCAAGAACGAGTTGATCGACTTCGAGACGTTCGCCGGCACCGGTAACGGCTTCTACCACGAGAAGATCGCAGACGTGTACCGGCTCTATCAGCAGCGCCTCGTCGAAGCGTCCGCCGTCGACTTCGACGACATCATCATGCTCACGGTCGAGCTCTTCCAGGCGTTCCCCGACGTCCTCGAGCACTACCAGCAGCGCTTTCGGTACGTCCTCGTCGACGAGTACCAGGACACGAACCACGCCCAGTACATGCTCGTGAAGCTGCTGACGGCTTCGCACGGCAATCTGTGCGTCGTCGGAGACAGCGACCAGAGCATCTACCGGTGGCGGGGCGCCGACCTGCGCAACATCATGGAGTTCGAGAAGGACTTCCCAGACGCCAGGATCATCCTCCTCGAGCAGAACTACCGCTCGACGCAGACCATCCTCGACGCGGCGAACGCGGTGATCCTGAACAACATGAACCGCAAGCCGAAGAGGCTGTGGACGGTCACGAGCGGAGGCGAGCCGATCGTCACCTTCGAGGCGCAGGACGAGCACGACGAGGCCGGATTCGTCGCCGAGCAGATCGCAGACCTCGAGAAACGAGGACGGCCGCTCAGCGACGTGGCCGTGTTCTACAGGACGAACGCACAGAGCCGCGTCATCGAGGAGCTCTTCGTCAAGTTCGGCCTGCCGTACCAGGTGATCGGCGGCCTCAAGTACTACGACAGGCGCGAGGTCAAAGACGTGCTCGGCTACCTGCGGGCGATCGTCAACCCCGCCGACACGGTCTCCATGAAGAGGGTCATCAACACGCCGAAGCGGGCAATCGGGGACACGAGCGTCGGCCACGTCGACCGCTACGCCGAGGCACACCGGATCGGGTTCTGGGAGGCGCTCCAGCGAGCGGACGACAACGACCGCCTGTCGGCGAGGGCGCAGCGATCGATCGCCGACTTCGTCGGGCTCATGCACCACCTGCGCGAGGTCGCCGAGACGGGTCCTCGCAGCGCTCTCGAGGCGATCCTCGACATGAGCGGCTACATGGACATGGTGCGCTCGGAGCGGTCCATCGAGGCGCTGGGGAGGGAGGAGAACCTCAAGGAGCTCGTCTCCGCCGCCGCCGACTTCGAGGAGAGCGGGCCGCTCGCCGTCGGCGTCGCCGACTGGGCAGAGGCCGACGGGCTGCGCCGCGCCGAGATGTTCCTCGAGTCGATCAGCCTCGTCACGGACGTCGACCACCTCGACGACTCCGAATCGGTGACGCTCATGACGCTCCACAATGCCAAGGGACTCGAGTTCCCGGTTGTCTTCATCACCGGACTGGAAGACGGGGTGTTCCCCCACATGCGCTCGCTCGGCGAGCCGGCCGAGCTCGAGGAGGAACGCAGGCTGTGCTACGTCGGGATCACGAGGGCCATGGATCGCCTCTTCCTGACGAGGGCGTGGAGCCGCAACCTGTGGGGCGGCACGAACTACAACCCGGAGAGCCGCTTCTTGCGTGAGATCCCGGGGAGCCTCACGGTGAAAGCGAAGCGCGAGAAGCGCAACCCGGCCATCGAGCGATCGTCCGGTCCGACGAAGACGCTTGCCGGCACGGACATCACGGCCGGGGACAGGGTGCAGCACGCCCACTGGGGCAACGGCGTCGTCCAGCAGGTCGTCGGCGCCGGCGACAGCGCCGAGGCGTACATCCGATTCGATCACGAGGGGGTCAAGCGCCTCCTCTTGGCGTGGGCACCACTAGAGCGGGTGTGA
- the purN gene encoding phosphoribosylglycinamide formyltransferase, whose product MTAPRKPIAVLVSGSGTNLQALLDWSHDPTSAFRVAVVVSDRPKVGALGRASAAGVPAVVVDWRDQPNREAFTKAVCDVVDEHGASALVLAGFMRVLAPEAMARFPAAVINIHPSLLPSFPGADAVGDALAHGVKVTGVTVHFAEEQVDHGPIIAQEAVPVLEDDTRATLQARIQHVEHRVYPQVVQAFAADRLAIEGRSVVWETA is encoded by the coding sequence ATGACAGCACCTCGCAAGCCGATCGCCGTTCTCGTGTCCGGGTCGGGTACCAACCTGCAGGCGCTCCTCGACTGGTCGCACGATCCGACGTCTGCGTTCCGAGTCGCGGTCGTCGTCTCGGACCGCCCGAAGGTCGGTGCCCTCGGCCGGGCCTCGGCGGCAGGCGTCCCTGCCGTCGTGGTCGACTGGCGTGACCAGCCGAACAGGGAGGCGTTCACCAAGGCGGTCTGCGACGTCGTCGACGAACACGGCGCATCGGCTCTCGTGCTGGCCGGGTTCATGCGGGTGCTGGCCCCCGAGGCGATGGCCCGGTTCCCGGCGGCGGTCATCAACATCCATCCCAGCCTGCTGCCGTCCTTCCCGGGTGCCGATGCCGTCGGGGACGCACTGGCGCACGGTGTCAAGGTGACGGGCGTCACGGTGCACTTCGCCGAGGAGCAGGTCGACCACGGACCGATCATCGCCCAGGAAGCCGTGCCGGTTCTCGAAGACGACACCCGGGCGACGCTCCAGGCGAGGATCCAGCACGTGGAGCATCGGGTCTATCCACAGGTCGTCCAGGCGTTCGCGGCAGACAGGCTGGCGATCGAGGGTCGCTCCGTCGTATGGGAGACGGCGTGA
- the sucC gene encoding ADP-forming succinate--CoA ligase subunit beta, giving the protein MKIHEYQAKQLMAARGIPVPLGAVAASVAEAVAAVRPLVEETGNPVVVVKSQIHAGGRGKGRFKEHPDLGGVNVVTAGAEGGLEAAERAVESLASRMLGSTLVTVQTGHDGKQVNRLYVEQGVDIDRELYVSVLLDRAAGRNVVMASTEGGTEIEEVAAHSPEKILRVEVDPAFGLLTFQAARLASGLGLEGDTHRNGVRFLMALAEAAVDLDTDLVEINPLVVTTAGDVLALDGKMSFENNALYRHPDVVEMRDVGEEDPAELAASEHDLSFIKLDGTIGCMVNGAGLAMATMDIIKYFGGEPANFLDVGGGATAEKITEAFKIITADPGVEGIFVNIFGGIMRCDTIASGVVEAVEEVGLQVPLVVRLEGTNVDLGKQILDQSGFNVVSADDMKDGAQKIVELVGTAG; this is encoded by the coding sequence TTGAAGATCCACGAGTACCAAGCGAAGCAGCTGATGGCGGCTCGTGGTATCCCGGTTCCGCTCGGGGCGGTGGCCGCGTCGGTGGCAGAGGCGGTCGCAGCGGTGCGCCCGCTCGTCGAGGAGACGGGCAACCCTGTCGTCGTCGTGAAGTCACAGATCCACGCCGGGGGGCGCGGCAAAGGGCGCTTCAAAGAGCATCCGGACCTGGGCGGGGTGAACGTGGTCACGGCCGGCGCCGAGGGTGGCCTCGAGGCTGCCGAGCGCGCCGTCGAGTCGTTGGCGTCCAGGATGCTCGGCTCGACGCTCGTCACCGTCCAGACGGGCCACGACGGCAAGCAGGTGAACCGGCTCTACGTCGAACAGGGCGTCGATATCGACAGGGAGCTCTACGTATCGGTGCTCCTCGACCGGGCAGCCGGCCGGAACGTCGTGATGGCGTCGACCGAGGGAGGCACCGAGATCGAGGAGGTGGCTGCGCATTCGCCGGAGAAGATCCTGAGGGTCGAGGTCGATCCGGCGTTCGGGCTTCTCACGTTCCAGGCGGCCAGGCTGGCGAGCGGCCTCGGCCTGGAAGGCGACACCCACCGCAACGGAGTGCGCTTCCTCATGGCTCTCGCCGAAGCCGCAGTCGACCTGGACACCGACCTCGTCGAGATCAACCCGCTCGTCGTGACGACGGCAGGAGACGTGTTGGCTCTCGACGGCAAGATGAGCTTCGAGAACAACGCCCTCTACCGGCACCCGGACGTCGTCGAGATGAGGGACGTCGGCGAGGAAGACCCGGCGGAGCTGGCGGCGTCCGAGCACGACCTCAGCTTCATCAAGCTCGACGGCACGATCGGGTGCATGGTGAACGGGGCGGGCCTCGCCATGGCAACGATGGACATCATCAAGTACTTCGGGGGCGAGCCGGCGAACTTCCTCGACGTCGGAGGAGGGGCGACCGCCGAGAAGATCACCGAGGCGTTCAAGATCATCACCGCCGACCCGGGGGTCGAGGGCATCTTCGTGAACATATTCGGCGGGATCATGCGCTGTGACACGATCGCCAGCGGCGTCGTCGAAGCGGTCGAAGAGGTCGGGCTGCAAGTCCCGCTCGTCGTCAGGCTCGAAGGCACCAACGTCGACCTCGGCAAGCAGATCCTCGACCAGTCCGGCTTCAACGTCGTCAGCGCCGACGACATGAAGGACGGAGCGCAGAAGATCGTCGAGCTCGTCGGAACAGCCGGATGA